A genomic stretch from Mycobacterium cookii includes:
- a CDS encoding LLM class flavin-dependent oxidoreductase, whose translation MKFSISIHQFDSAGFDGDGLRDYLKRAEELGFEGGWVLEQTIGAAPLIAPLELLAWAASCTERLRLGVAVLVSSLHDPLQLASAITAVDRLSHGRLDVGVAPGGGRRQFAAFGVDGDTFISSFTEGLQLMKAAWSDQPRVTFDGRFRKVEDLPIQPKPVQRPHPPIWFGGQAPKALARAVRHGDAFLGAGSSTTAKFAEAVSVVRREIAEQGQDPGTFPIGKRVYLMVDDDASKARERVLDGLHRIYGAMPGVDQVPVSGTIDDVVAGLHEVIDAGAETILLNPVGRDVAEDREQMERLAAEVIPQLR comes from the coding sequence GTGAAGTTCTCCATCTCGATCCACCAGTTCGACTCGGCCGGTTTCGACGGGGACGGCCTGCGTGACTACCTGAAACGGGCCGAGGAACTCGGCTTCGAGGGCGGCTGGGTGCTCGAACAGACCATCGGTGCGGCACCGCTGATAGCACCACTGGAACTGCTGGCCTGGGCGGCGTCCTGCACCGAGCGGTTACGGCTCGGCGTGGCCGTACTGGTCTCGTCGTTGCATGATCCCCTGCAGTTGGCCTCGGCGATCACCGCGGTTGACCGGCTCAGCCACGGTCGACTCGATGTCGGTGTGGCGCCCGGTGGCGGCCGCCGACAGTTCGCCGCCTTCGGCGTCGACGGCGACACCTTCATCAGCAGTTTCACCGAGGGCCTCCAGTTGATGAAGGCGGCCTGGTCCGACCAGCCACGGGTGACCTTCGACGGCCGGTTCCGCAAAGTCGAGGACCTACCGATCCAGCCCAAGCCCGTGCAGCGGCCGCATCCGCCGATCTGGTTCGGCGGTCAGGCCCCCAAGGCGCTGGCCCGCGCGGTGCGGCACGGCGACGCGTTCCTCGGAGCGGGCTCGTCGACCACCGCGAAGTTCGCCGAAGCGGTTTCCGTCGTGCGCCGCGAAATTGCCGAGCAGGGCCAGGATCCCGGGACCTTCCCGATCGGCAAGCGGGTCTACCTGATGGTCGACGACGACGCGAGCAAGGCTCGCGAACGAGTGCTCGACGGGCTGCACCGGATTTACGGCGCGATGCCGGGCGTCGACCAGGTACCGGTGTCGGGCACGATCGACGACGTGGTCGCCGGTCTGCACGAGGTCATCGACGCCGGCGCCGAGACGATCCTGCTGAACCCGGTCGGCCGCGACGTCGCCGAGGATCGCGAGCAAATGGAACGCCTTGCCGCGGAGGTGATTCCGCAACTCCGCTGA
- the rplO gene encoding 50S ribosomal protein L15: MTIKLHDLRPAPGSKTKRTRVGRGEGSKGKTAGRGTKGTKARKNVPVTFEGGQMPIHMRLPKLKGFRNRFRTEYEVVNVGDINRLFPQGGSIGVDELVAKGAVRKNTLVKVLGDGKLGVKVDVTAHKFSGSAREKITAAGGSATEL, translated from the coding sequence ATGACGATCAAACTGCACGACCTACGCCCAGCGCCGGGGTCGAAGACCAAGCGCACCCGGGTCGGTCGTGGTGAGGGCTCCAAGGGTAAAACCGCGGGCCGCGGAACCAAGGGCACCAAGGCGCGTAAGAACGTGCCGGTGACCTTCGAGGGTGGGCAGATGCCGATCCACATGCGGCTGCCCAAGCTGAAGGGTTTCCGCAACCGGTTCCGCACCGAGTACGAAGTCGTCAACGTCGGCGACATCAATCGTCTGTTCCCGCAAGGTGGTTCGATCGGGGTTGACGAGCTGGTCGCCAAGGGCGCGGTGCGCAAGAACACCCTCGTCAAGGTTCTCGGTGACGGGAAGCTGGGCGTCAAGGTCGACGTCACCGCGCACAAGTTCAGCGGCAGCGCGCGGGAGAAGATCACCGCGGCGGGCGGCTCAGCGACCGAGCTGTAG
- the rpsE gene encoding 30S ribosomal protein S5, protein MAEQPAGTAGPTTAQGRDSRGDGRDSRDGRDSREGRGRRDGGRGGRDRDGDKSNYLERVVTINRVSKVVKGGRRFSFTALVIVGDGNGMVGVGYGKAKEVPAAIAKGVEEARKSFFRVPLIGGTIVHPVQGEAAAGVVLLRPASAGTGVIAGGAVRAVLECAGVRDVLAKSLGSDNAINVVHATVAALKLLQRPEEVAARRGLSIEDVAPAGMLRARRESEALAASASATREGTA, encoded by the coding sequence ATGGCGGAGCAACCGGCTGGAACGGCCGGCCCGACAACCGCGCAAGGTCGCGACTCTCGCGGCGATGGCCGTGATTCGCGCGACGGCCGTGACTCGCGCGAGGGTCGGGGCCGACGCGACGGTGGCCGTGGCGGCCGCGACCGCGACGGCGACAAGAGCAATTACCTAGAGCGGGTCGTCACCATCAACCGCGTCTCCAAGGTGGTCAAGGGTGGTCGGCGATTCAGCTTCACCGCGTTGGTCATCGTCGGCGACGGCAATGGCATGGTCGGTGTCGGCTACGGCAAGGCGAAGGAAGTCCCGGCTGCGATCGCCAAGGGCGTCGAGGAGGCCCGTAAAAGCTTCTTCCGGGTGCCGCTGATCGGCGGGACGATCGTCCATCCCGTGCAGGGTGAGGCGGCCGCCGGTGTGGTGCTGCTGCGGCCGGCCAGCGCCGGTACCGGTGTGATCGCCGGCGGCGCCGTTCGCGCGGTGCTGGAATGTGCCGGCGTGCGCGACGTGCTGGCCAAGTCGCTGGGCAGCGACAACGCAATCAACGTGGTGCACGCCACGGTCGCCGCGCTCAAGCTGTTGCAGCGTCCCGAAGAGGTCGCCGCCCGGCGCGGACTGTCGATCGAGGATGTGGCGCCGGCAGGCATGCTGCGCGCACGCCGCGAAAGTGAGGCGTTGGCCGCCAGTGCCAGCGCCACCCGTGAAGGAACGGCATAA
- the sppA gene encoding signal peptide peptidase SppA — protein sequence MFAFLPDPPGIDDVRALARRVDTARHHGVPAGCVLEFDLRAAPPEASGFDPLAIISGGGRPLVLRDAVAALHRAAEDPRVAGLIARVELSAAPAGPVQELREAIAAFTAVKPSLAWAETYPGTLSYYLASAFGEVWMQPSGSVGLIGFATSALFLRDALDKAGIEAQFIARGEYKSAANLFTQDRYTDSHREADTRLLESLRAQVWQAIAESRKVGLDALDGLADQAPLLRDTAVKSGLLDRIGYRDEAYARIAELVGAKGISPETGDADDDDAPPRLFLTRYARATGPGSPRPSLPGRGPKGTIAVVTVAGPIVSGRGGSRVPFGSSNAGADTIAAALREAAADDSVSAIVLRVDSPGGSVSASETIWREVKKARRHGKPVVASMGAVAASGGYYISMGADAIVANPGTITGSIGVITGKLVARDLKDRLGVGSDAVRTNANADAWSINAPFTPEQHAQVEAEADLCYTDFVQRVADGRHLSLEAVEEVARGRVWTGADALEHGLVDELGGLRTAVRRAKVLAGLDEDDKVRIAGYPGSSLWEFLRPRASSQPAAASLPDALGALMIQSVIGIIEQAERTLTGASVLWVGESRF from the coding sequence ATGTTTGCTTTCCTGCCTGATCCGCCCGGTATCGACGACGTGCGAGCGCTGGCTCGCCGGGTGGACACCGCCCGCCACCACGGCGTTCCCGCCGGCTGCGTGCTCGAGTTCGACCTGCGGGCCGCGCCGCCGGAAGCGAGCGGGTTCGATCCGCTGGCGATCATCAGCGGCGGCGGCCGGCCGCTGGTGCTGCGCGACGCCGTGGCGGCGCTGCACCGGGCGGCCGAGGATCCCCGGGTCGCCGGCCTGATCGCCCGGGTGGAGCTGTCCGCCGCCCCGGCCGGCCCGGTCCAGGAGCTGCGCGAAGCCATTGCGGCGTTCACGGCCGTCAAGCCCTCGCTGGCGTGGGCCGAGACGTATCCGGGAACGTTGTCGTACTACTTGGCGTCGGCGTTCGGCGAGGTGTGGATGCAGCCGTCGGGCAGCGTCGGACTGATCGGCTTTGCCACCAGCGCCCTGTTCCTTCGGGACGCGCTGGACAAGGCCGGTATCGAGGCGCAGTTCATCGCGCGTGGTGAATACAAGTCGGCGGCAAACCTTTTCACGCAGGACCGCTACACCGATTCGCATCGGGAAGCCGACACCCGGCTGCTGGAAAGCCTGCGCGCCCAGGTGTGGCAGGCGATCGCCGAGTCGCGCAAGGTCGGCCTGGACGCGCTCGACGGGCTGGCCGACCAGGCGCCGCTGCTGCGCGACACCGCCGTCAAGTCCGGTCTGCTCGACCGCATCGGATACCGCGACGAAGCCTATGCGCGGATAGCAGAACTTGTTGGCGCCAAAGGCATTTCGCCAGAGACCGGCGATGCCGACGATGACGATGCGCCGCCGCGGTTGTTCCTGACTCGCTACGCGCGGGCGACCGGGCCGGGCAGTCCGCGGCCGTCGCTGCCCGGGCGCGGACCGAAGGGCACCATCGCCGTAGTCACCGTCGCCGGCCCGATCGTCAGCGGCCGCGGAGGATCGCGGGTGCCATTCGGCTCGTCCAACGCCGGTGCCGACACCATCGCGGCGGCACTGCGCGAGGCCGCTGCCGACGACTCGGTGTCGGCCATCGTGCTGCGGGTCGACTCGCCGGGCGGCTCGGTTTCCGCGTCGGAAACCATTTGGCGCGAGGTCAAGAAGGCTCGCCGGCACGGCAAGCCGGTGGTGGCGTCGATGGGTGCGGTCGCCGCTTCCGGTGGCTACTACATCTCGATGGGCGCCGACGCGATCGTGGCCAACCCCGGCACGATCACCGGCTCGATCGGCGTGATCACGGGCAAGCTGGTCGCCCGCGACTTGAAAGACCGGCTGGGTGTCGGGTCGGATGCGGTGCGTACCAACGCCAATGCCGATGCGTGGTCGATCAATGCGCCGTTCACGCCCGAGCAGCACGCTCAGGTGGAGGCCGAGGCGGACCTGTGCTACACCGACTTCGTGCAGCGCGTCGCCGACGGGCGTCACCTCAGCTTGGAGGCGGTCGAAGAGGTGGCCCGGGGCCGGGTATGGACCGGTGCGGATGCCCTCGAGCACGGCCTCGTCGACGAGCTCGGCGGGTTGCGCACCGCGGTGCGCAGGGCCAAAGTGCTGGCCGGTTTGGACGAAGACGACAAGGTGCGCATCGCCGGCTACCCGGGTTCGTCGCTGTGGGAGTTTCTCCGCCCGCGGGCATCCTCGCAGCCGGCGGCCGCGTCACTACCTGATGCATTGGGCGCGTTGATGATTCAGTCGGTGATCGGCATCATCGAACAGGCCGAGCGGACGCTGACCGGCGCCAGCGTGCTGTGGGTGGGGGAGTCCCGCTTCTAG
- a CDS encoding serine hydrolase domain-containing protein, which produces MVSKVIAPPDRIQGDADEGYGKIADAFRANFAARREVGAAVAVYRNGVKVVDLWGGYRNGHTKQPWQQDTIVNMFSTTKGIASLAVTVAASRGLISYDAKVADYWPEFAQAGKADVTVRQLLSHQAGLSALDAPLLLADLNDAEKRSAVLAAQAPAWPPGSRHGYHALTLGWYESELIRHADPAHRTLGQFFADEVAAPLGLDLHIGLPASVDRDRVAHLHGWHRAAALLHLNAMPPRLALALLNPRSLTGRSVNLPNDIDAMRDFNREEVRTVEIPAANGIGAARAVAKAYSCAATGGRELGLTSETLDALTRPSRTPSGGIRDKVLHVDSVFSLGYCKPLAHFNFGSSDKAFGTPGLGGSFGFADPDTGVGFAYVMNRLGFHLWSDPRELALRQALFRDVLGVRPQR; this is translated from the coding sequence ATGGTCAGCAAAGTCATCGCGCCGCCGGACCGGATCCAGGGTGACGCCGACGAGGGCTACGGGAAGATCGCCGACGCGTTCCGGGCCAACTTCGCCGCACGCCGCGAAGTCGGCGCCGCGGTCGCCGTTTACCGCAACGGCGTCAAAGTCGTCGACCTGTGGGGCGGCTACCGCAACGGTCACACCAAGCAACCGTGGCAGCAGGACACCATCGTCAACATGTTCTCGACGACGAAAGGCATTGCCTCCCTGGCTGTCACGGTCGCAGCATCCCGCGGGCTGATCTCCTACGACGCGAAAGTCGCCGACTACTGGCCGGAGTTCGCGCAAGCGGGCAAAGCGGATGTGACCGTGCGGCAGTTGCTGTCCCATCAAGCCGGCCTGTCGGCACTCGACGCGCCGCTGCTGCTGGCCGACCTGAACGACGCCGAGAAGCGGTCGGCGGTGCTGGCGGCACAGGCCCCGGCCTGGCCACCGGGCAGCCGGCACGGCTATCACGCCCTGACCCTGGGCTGGTATGAGTCCGAACTGATCCGGCACGCCGACCCGGCGCATCGGACGCTTGGGCAGTTCTTCGCCGACGAAGTCGCCGCACCGCTCGGACTGGACCTGCACATCGGCCTGCCCGCATCGGTGGACCGTGACCGCGTCGCGCATCTGCACGGCTGGCACCGCGCCGCGGCGCTACTGCACCTCAACGCGATGCCGCCACGGCTCGCGCTGGCGCTGCTGAATCCGCGTAGCCTGACCGGCCGTAGTGTGAACCTGCCCAACGACATCGATGCGATGCGGGATTTCAACCGTGAAGAGGTCCGCACCGTCGAGATTCCGGCGGCCAACGGGATCGGCGCGGCGCGCGCGGTCGCCAAGGCGTACAGCTGCGCGGCGACCGGTGGACGCGAACTCGGCTTGACGTCCGAGACCCTCGATGCGCTCACCCGACCGTCGCGCACACCGAGCGGCGGCATTCGCGACAAGGTGTTGCACGTCGATTCGGTGTTCTCGCTGGGCTATTGCAAACCGTTGGCGCACTTCAACTTCGGCTCGTCGGATAAAGCGTTCGGCACACCGGGACTGGGCGGATCATTCGGGTTCGCCGACCCCGACACCGGGGTCGGCTTCGCATACGTGATGAACCGGTTGGGTTTTCACCTATGGAGCGACCCGCGGGAACTGGCCTTGCGGCAGGCGTTGTTCCGCGACGTGCTCGGCGTGCGGCCGCAGCGGTAG
- a CDS encoding MBL fold metallo-hydrolase → MSGVQLGRACVTRVLELKFDLNTSFFSQTPQSGWLDNSDLLVPDFFDPAADQWHIAIQSWVIEVDGLIVVVDTGVGNDRPRPHMPPLDHLNTGFLAACEAAGIDRNEVDVVVNTHIHSDHVGWNTMRDNDSWVPTFPNARYVAPAADYAYFAPDGPAATQTPRTDEEAATQRGNLLVFADSVAPIEEAGQLVRWSDDFQISPSLRLRPAPGHTPGSSVLWLDAGQPAVFVGDLTHSPVQLRRPADPCAFDVNAGAATATRRRIFTEAVEAHAAVIPAHYPGHGGATIRAVAGQFDVDHWLDFEPL, encoded by the coding sequence ATGAGCGGTGTTCAGCTTGGTCGCGCCTGTGTGACGCGGGTGCTGGAACTGAAATTCGACCTGAATACCAGCTTCTTCTCCCAGACGCCACAGTCGGGTTGGCTGGACAACAGCGACCTGCTGGTGCCGGATTTCTTCGACCCCGCCGCCGACCAGTGGCATATCGCGATCCAAAGCTGGGTCATCGAGGTCGACGGGCTGATCGTGGTCGTCGACACCGGCGTCGGCAACGACCGCCCGCGCCCGCACATGCCGCCGCTGGATCACCTGAACACCGGTTTCCTGGCTGCGTGCGAGGCGGCGGGCATCGACCGCAACGAGGTCGACGTCGTGGTCAACACTCACATCCACTCCGACCATGTCGGCTGGAACACTATGCGAGACAACGACTCCTGGGTGCCGACCTTTCCCAATGCCCGATACGTGGCGCCTGCCGCCGACTACGCCTACTTTGCACCCGACGGGCCCGCGGCAACGCAAACGCCACGAACCGACGAGGAGGCGGCCACCCAGCGCGGCAACCTGCTGGTGTTCGCCGACAGCGTCGCACCCATCGAGGAGGCGGGACAGCTCGTCCGGTGGTCGGATGACTTTCAGATAAGTCCGTCGCTGCGGCTGCGCCCCGCCCCCGGGCACACACCGGGCTCCTCGGTGCTGTGGCTGGATGCGGGTCAGCCGGCGGTGTTCGTCGGCGATCTCACCCACAGCCCGGTGCAGCTGCGCCGCCCCGCCGACCCGTGCGCCTTTGACGTGAATGCAGGTGCGGCGACGGCGACCCGGCGACGGATATTCACCGAGGCCGTCGAGGCACATGCCGCCGTCATACCCGCGCACTATCCGGGTCATGGCGGCGCGACGATCCGGGCCGTGGCAGGACAATTCGACGTCGACCACTGGCTGGATTTCGAGCCGCTCTGA
- a CDS encoding class I SAM-dependent methyltransferase: MARTDDDNWDLASSVGATATMVASARAMASKAETPLINDPYAEPLVRAVGLELFTKLATGELTPADLEDDGDGSPAGVQRMTHNMAVRTKFFDEFFVDATNAGIRQAVILASGLDARAYRLPWANGTTVYEIDQPQVIEFKTRTLAELGAQPTAHRRTVAVDLRDDWPAALQAAGFDPSQPTAWSAEGLLGYLPPDAQDRLLDTITELSAPGSRIATESGPTREPAHEERVKERMRTVSQRWRKHGLDLDMTELVYFGDRNEAAVYLSERGWQMSGSTIRELFAANGLPPIVEDDLPFADRLYVSGTLTYKN, translated from the coding sequence ATGGCACGTACCGACGACGACAACTGGGACCTGGCTTCGAGCGTCGGCGCCACCGCCACGATGGTCGCGTCCGCCCGCGCAATGGCAAGCAAGGCCGAGACCCCGTTGATCAACGACCCGTACGCCGAGCCACTGGTTCGGGCGGTGGGTCTGGAGCTGTTCACCAAACTGGCCACCGGCGAGCTGACTCCCGCGGACCTCGAAGACGACGGCGACGGCTCCCCCGCGGGCGTGCAGCGGATGACCCACAACATGGCGGTCCGCACCAAATTCTTCGACGAGTTCTTCGTCGATGCCACCAACGCGGGCATCCGCCAGGCGGTCATCCTGGCGTCCGGGCTGGACGCCCGCGCCTATCGGCTGCCCTGGGCCAACGGCACCACGGTGTACGAGATCGACCAGCCGCAAGTCATCGAATTCAAAACACGCACGCTGGCCGAGTTGGGCGCCCAGCCCACCGCCCACCGTCGCACGGTCGCCGTCGACCTGCGCGACGACTGGCCGGCCGCGCTGCAGGCGGCGGGATTCGATCCCAGTCAGCCCACCGCGTGGAGCGCCGAAGGCCTGCTGGGCTACCTGCCGCCCGACGCGCAGGATCGCTTGCTGGACACCATCACTGAGCTGAGCGCGCCGGGCAGTCGCATCGCTACCGAAAGCGGGCCCACTCGCGAGCCAGCCCACGAGGAGCGGGTCAAAGAACGCATGCGGACCGTCTCGCAGCGCTGGCGCAAACACGGGCTCGACCTCGACATGACCGAGCTGGTCTACTTCGGCGACCGCAACGAAGCCGCCGTCTACCTGTCCGAGCGCGGATGGCAGATGAGTGGCAGCACAATCCGAGAACTGTTCGCGGCCAACGGACTTCCGCCGATCGTCGAGGACGACCTGCCGTTCGCCGACCGCCTCTATGTCAGCGGCACGCTGACCTACAAGAACTAG
- the rpmD gene encoding 50S ribosomal protein L30: MAAEKATQPTQLKITQVRGVIGARWKQRESLRTLGLRRIRHSVVRDDTPQTRGLIATVRHLIEVEPADGGSTK; encoded by the coding sequence ATGGCCGCAGAAAAAGCGACACAACCGACGCAGCTGAAGATCACCCAGGTTCGCGGTGTCATCGGCGCTCGCTGGAAGCAGCGGGAAAGCCTTCGCACACTGGGGCTTCGGCGCATTCGCCACTCGGTCGTCCGCGACGACACCCCGCAGACCCGCGGGCTGATCGCGACGGTCCGGCACCTCATCGAGGTCGAGCCGGCTGACGGAGGTAGCACCAAATGA
- a CDS encoding class I SAM-dependent methyltransferase — MPRTHDDSWDLASSVGATATMVAASRALASKGPDPLLDDPFADPLVRAVGLPPFIRLIDGEINLDDDSAMTARTRAEQMTVRTRFFDDFFIAATNSGIRQAVILASGLDTRAYRLPWPAGTVVYEIDQPQVIDFKTNTLAGLGADPTAERRTVSIDLRDDWPTALRDRGFDVNKPAAWSAEGLLPYLPSEAQDRLFDNITALSAPGSRLATEHISHPDAFSRESVQRIGERWRKAGFDLNPADLFYHGERSNVIDYLNGHGWQVTAHPAPELYERNGFTFPEDESMSMFREMSYVDATLK; from the coding sequence ATGCCACGTACCCATGACGACAGCTGGGATCTGGCCTCCAGTGTGGGGGCCACCGCGACCATGGTGGCGGCCTCGCGCGCGCTGGCCTCGAAGGGGCCCGACCCGCTGCTCGACGACCCGTTCGCCGATCCACTGGTCCGCGCGGTGGGCCTTCCCCCGTTCATCCGCCTGATCGACGGCGAGATCAACCTGGACGACGACTCGGCGATGACCGCCCGCACACGGGCCGAGCAGATGACCGTGCGCACAAGGTTTTTCGACGACTTCTTCATCGCCGCCACCAACTCCGGAATCCGGCAGGCGGTGATCCTGGCGTCCGGCCTGGACACCAGGGCCTACCGGCTGCCCTGGCCGGCCGGAACGGTGGTCTACGAGATCGACCAACCGCAGGTGATCGACTTCAAGACCAACACTCTGGCCGGCCTCGGCGCCGACCCGACAGCCGAGCGCCGCACAGTCAGTATCGACCTGCGCGATGATTGGCCAACTGCTTTGCGAGACCGTGGTTTCGATGTCAACAAACCGGCGGCGTGGAGCGCCGAAGGGCTGCTGCCCTACCTGCCGTCCGAGGCGCAGGATCGGCTGTTCGACAACATCACCGCGCTCAGCGCACCGGGCAGTCGGCTGGCCACCGAGCACATCTCCCACCCGGATGCCTTCTCCCGGGAAAGCGTGCAGCGCATCGGCGAGCGTTGGCGCAAAGCGGGTTTCGACCTCAACCCGGCCGACCTGTTCTACCACGGCGAGCGCAGCAACGTGATCGACTATCTGAACGGTCACGGGTGGCAGGTGACCGCCCATCCCGCGCCGGAACTGTACGAGCGCAACGGATTCACCTTCCCGGAGGACGAGTCGATGTCAATGTTCCGGGAGATGAGTTACGTCGACGCGACGCTGAAATGA
- a CDS encoding zinc-dependent alcohol dehydrogenase: MWALVFGVPPEPFDIPDDANVLTKNFGSSPVALQQVPDPVLLHDDWVITRPRLTGICGSDSKQILLDFGAGDADNAMAAFCSFPQVMGHEVVADVVELGPKARGLEVGQRVVLNPWLSCRPRGVEPPCPACQSGDYSLCWSFCDGDIKPGIHTGVSADVTGGYAELMPAHDSMLFAVPDSVPDELAVFADPFSVSLHAVTRHPPPRSGRVLVYGAGSLGLCAVAILRALYPDVAVAAVARFDAQAELARRFGAELVLAHEPRLAVIEELVRWGGGRLWQPLHGLPMAHPGAVDVVYDTIGKPETFEVGVRVLTARGTLVKAGVHAPGRWEWSPLYFKEINWVGSNAFGIEEVDGHRRHAIAHYLDLVVDSRIDLRPMLTHVFRLNQWRDAFLAIANQGDSGAVKVAIDQR; the protein is encoded by the coding sequence ATGTGGGCGCTGGTTTTCGGCGTGCCGCCGGAGCCGTTCGACATCCCCGACGACGCCAACGTGCTGACCAAGAATTTTGGGTCCAGCCCGGTTGCGTTGCAGCAGGTGCCGGATCCTGTACTGCTGCATGACGATTGGGTGATAACCCGGCCGCGGCTGACCGGGATCTGCGGCTCGGACTCCAAGCAGATCTTGCTGGACTTCGGTGCGGGCGACGCCGACAACGCGATGGCGGCGTTTTGTTCGTTTCCGCAAGTCATGGGCCACGAAGTGGTTGCCGACGTGGTCGAGCTGGGGCCGAAGGCCCGTGGGCTGGAGGTGGGCCAGCGCGTGGTGCTCAATCCGTGGCTGTCCTGCCGGCCACGCGGGGTCGAGCCGCCCTGTCCGGCCTGCCAGAGCGGCGACTACAGCCTGTGCTGGAGCTTCTGTGACGGCGACATCAAACCCGGGATCCACACCGGGGTGTCCGCCGATGTCACCGGTGGCTACGCCGAGTTGATGCCGGCGCACGACAGCATGCTGTTCGCGGTGCCCGATTCGGTGCCCGACGAACTGGCCGTGTTCGCCGATCCGTTCTCGGTGTCGCTGCACGCCGTTACCCGTCACCCGCCGCCGCGGTCGGGCCGCGTCCTGGTGTACGGCGCCGGCTCGCTGGGCCTGTGCGCGGTGGCGATTCTGCGGGCGCTCTATCCGGATGTGGCGGTGGCGGCGGTGGCCCGATTCGACGCGCAGGCCGAGTTGGCCCGCCGGTTCGGCGCGGAGCTCGTGCTGGCGCACGAGCCACGGCTGGCTGTCATCGAAGAACTGGTGCGCTGGGGCGGCGGCCGGCTGTGGCAGCCGCTGCACGGCTTGCCGATGGCCCACCCGGGTGCGGTCGATGTCGTCTACGACACGATCGGCAAACCGGAGACGTTCGAAGTGGGCGTCCGAGTCCTGACCGCGCGCGGGACGCTGGTGAAGGCCGGCGTGCACGCGCCCGGCCGGTGGGAGTGGAGCCCGTTGTACTTCAAGGAGATCAATTGGGTCGGCAGCAACGCGTTCGGCATCGAGGAGGTCGACGGGCACCGCCGGCACGCGATCGCGCATTACCTCGATCTGGTTGTCGACAGCCGAATTGATCTGCGTCCCATGCTGACTCACGTTTTCCGGCTCAACCAATGGCGCGATGCCTTTCTGGCCATCGCCAACCAGGGCGACAGCGGAGCCGTCAAGGTGGCCATCGATCAGCGCTGA
- a CDS encoding class I SAM-dependent methyltransferase has product MTRTDDDSWDLASSVGATATMVAAGRAMATKAENPLINDPYADPLVRAVGLDFFVKMIDDELDLSLFPDTSPDRTQAIINGMAVRTKYFDDYLLDAVGAGVRQVVILASGLDSRAYRLPWTDGTTVYEIDQPQVIEFKTRTLADLGAQPTATRRTVSIDLRADWPAALQAAGLDTGKPTAWLAEGLLIYLPSDAQDRLFDNITALSVPGSAIATEYVPGMKDLDLEQARERTALFRQHGLDLDMTSLVYAGERSHVIDYLRGKGWGATGTPRADLFAANGLPLPGPENDDPLGEIIYVSGTLGR; this is encoded by the coding sequence ATGACCCGCACCGACGACGACAGCTGGGATCTCGCCTCCAGTGTGGGCGCCACCGCGACGATGGTCGCCGCCGGTCGGGCGATGGCGACCAAGGCCGAGAACCCGCTGATCAACGACCCGTATGCCGACCCCCTGGTGCGGGCCGTCGGGCTGGACTTCTTCGTCAAGATGATCGACGACGAACTGGACCTCTCACTGTTCCCGGACACGTCGCCGGACCGAACCCAGGCGATCATCAACGGAATGGCCGTTCGCACCAAGTATTTCGACGATTACCTGCTCGATGCCGTCGGCGCAGGCGTGCGGCAGGTGGTGATCCTGGCGTCGGGGCTGGATTCCCGCGCGTACCGACTGCCCTGGACCGACGGCACCACGGTCTATGAGATAGACCAGCCTCAGGTGATCGAGTTCAAGACAAGGACTCTCGCCGATCTCGGCGCGCAGCCCACCGCGACGCGTCGCACGGTCTCCATCGATCTGCGCGCCGACTGGCCGGCCGCACTGCAGGCAGCCGGGCTGGATACCGGCAAGCCGACGGCGTGGCTGGCCGAGGGCCTGCTGATCTACCTGCCGTCTGACGCCCAGGACCGGTTGTTCGACAACATCACGGCGCTGAGCGTGCCCGGCAGCGCCATCGCCACCGAATACGTTCCGGGGATGAAGGATCTGGACCTCGAACAGGCTCGCGAACGGACGGCCCTATTTCGCCAGCACGGTCTGGACCTCGACATGACGTCGCTGGTGTACGCCGGCGAGCGCAGCCACGTCATCGACTATCTGCGTGGCAAGGGATGGGGTGCCACCGGGACCCCGCGTGCGGATCTGTTCGCCGCCAACGGACTTCCGTTGCCCGGTCCGGAGAACGACGACCCGCTGGGCGAAATCATCTATGTCAGTGGGACGCTCGGACGCTAG